The Acetivibrio saccincola genome window below encodes:
- the priA gene encoding primosomal protein N', giving the protein MYKIAAVVISNCTRKFDKEYHYIIPCELKDAINTGNRVIVPFGKGNRHVEGYVFDIIEKSEIEGLKKIKDVVDSKPLLSSSMIRLAKWMKKRYICTYSDVIKCMLPPGISVKSSKTVVLKKYEENLRGNNGKIVEVLNSCGGKKDYEELREIINSRTFTKNIKNLQELGVVDVVEEFTTGVNKKYYKAAFIIKPVEEIIEEIEANEIKSIKQIRVLEMLIENEYISTSDIMRFLGVSSSVLNALKKKGYIDYKEIEVKRDPHENTVFEKTFPLEPTREQADVLERTKKIMDEGKFKEILLHGVTGSGKTEVYLQLIQKCIDKGKQAIVLVPEISLTPQMVARFKGRFGNDVAVLHSRLSLGERYDQWRVIRDGKIKVVVGARSAVFAPVNNLGLIIIDEEHETSYKSEINPKYHAADVARIRCKIENAVLLHGSATPSVETYYRAKTGKIELMEMKKRANDMVLPKAYIVDMRDELSSGNRTVFSRKLSQEIKKNIEENQQTIIFLNRRGYASFILCRNCGHSLMCPNCSITLTYHAYDKRLICHYCGYTTKKPDACPKCKSTYIRSFGIGTQKIEEEIKNHFEGATVLRMDMDTTMRKNSHEKILKTFKEENINVMVGTQMVAKGHDFPNVTLVGVIAADSLLNTGDFRATEKTFQLITQVAGRAGRGKVEGRVVIQTYNTENFSIVCACNHDYNSFYENEILLREQLLYPPFTNLASVILSGTNEKMVIDKANKVAKKIHESFKGMKGIYKVLGPLRAPLSKIKNKYRWRIIIKCERLTELLEVLTKVTDDYYNSGRKNSVSLSVDINPVNML; this is encoded by the coding sequence ATGTATAAAATTGCAGCAGTTGTTATCAGTAATTGTACAAGAAAATTTGATAAGGAGTATCACTATATAATTCCATGTGAATTAAAAGATGCAATAAATACAGGAAACCGGGTGATTGTTCCCTTTGGCAAGGGGAACAGGCATGTTGAGGGATATGTTTTTGACATTATTGAAAAGTCTGAGATAGAAGGATTAAAGAAGATAAAGGATGTTGTTGACAGCAAGCCTTTATTAAGTTCTTCTATGATTAGACTTGCTAAGTGGATGAAAAAGCGGTATATCTGTACCTACTCAGATGTTATAAAGTGTATGCTGCCCCCGGGCATTAGTGTGAAAAGCTCAAAAACTGTGGTGCTTAAAAAATATGAAGAAAACCTTAGGGGAAATAACGGAAAAATAGTTGAGGTGCTAAATTCATGCGGGGGCAAAAAAGACTATGAAGAACTTAGGGAAATTATAAATTCTAGGACTTTTACAAAAAATATAAAAAACTTACAGGAACTTGGTGTTGTGGATGTTGTTGAAGAGTTTACAACAGGTGTAAACAAAAAATACTATAAGGCTGCATTTATTATAAAACCCGTAGAAGAAATTATTGAAGAAATTGAAGCAAATGAAATAAAGAGCATAAAACAAATTAGGGTGCTTGAAATGCTAATTGAAAATGAATACATCTCGACAAGTGATATAATGAGGTTTTTAGGTGTGTCTTCAAGTGTTTTAAATGCTTTAAAGAAAAAGGGCTATATTGATTATAAAGAGATTGAAGTAAAAAGAGACCCCCATGAAAATACTGTTTTTGAAAAAACTTTTCCGCTAGAGCCTACACGGGAGCAGGCGGATGTATTGGAAAGAACAAAAAAAATTATGGATGAAGGAAAATTTAAAGAAATTCTTTTGCATGGGGTTACAGGAAGCGGGAAAACAGAAGTTTACCTTCAGCTTATACAAAAGTGCATTGATAAAGGAAAGCAGGCTATTGTGCTGGTTCCTGAAATATCTTTGACACCACAGATGGTGGCAAGGTTTAAGGGAAGGTTTGGAAATGATGTGGCGGTACTGCACAGCAGGCTGTCCTTAGGGGAACGCTATGACCAGTGGAGGGTTATAAGGGACGGCAAAATTAAAGTTGTGGTTGGGGCAAGGTCGGCTGTTTTTGCCCCGGTGAATAATTTAGGGCTTATAATAATTGATGAAGAGCATGAAACTTCGTATAAGTCTGAGATAAACCCTAAGTATCATGCGGCTGATGTGGCAAGAATCAGGTGCAAAATTGAAAATGCTGTTTTGCTGCACGGTTCTGCCACCCCTTCTGTTGAGACCTACTATAGGGCAAAGACAGGAAAAATAGAGCTTATGGAAATGAAAAAAAGAGCTAATGATATGGTTCTACCAAAGGCATATATTGTAGATATGAGGGATGAACTTAGCAGCGGGAACAGGACGGTTTTTAGCAGGAAACTTTCTCAGGAGATAAAGAAAAATATAGAAGAAAACCAACAAACTATAATATTTTTAAACAGGAGGGGGTATGCTTCTTTTATATTGTGCAGGAATTGCGGACATTCCCTTATGTGTCCTAATTGCAGCATTACCCTTACTTACCACGCTTATGACAAGAGATTGATATGTCATTATTGCGGGTATACAACAAAAAAGCCTGATGCATGTCCTAAATGCAAAAGCACTTATATTAGAAGTTTTGGAATTGGAACCCAAAAAATAGAGGAAGAAATAAAAAATCATTTTGAAGGTGCTACAGTTTTGCGCATGGATATGGACACCACAATGAGGAAAAATTCTCATGAAAAGATTTTAAAAACTTTTAAAGAAGAAAATATAAATGTAATGGTTGGAACCCAGATGGTTGCAAAAGGCCATGATTTTCCAAATGTGACCCTGGTAGGGGTTATAGCAGCAGACAGCCTTTTAAATACAGGGGATTTCAGGGCGACGGAAAAGACCTTCCAGCTGATAACCCAGGTGGCAGGAAGGGCGGGAAGGGGAAAGGTGGAAGGAAGGGTGGTAATACAGACATACAACACCGAAAACTTTAGTATTGTATGTGCATGCAACCACGATTATAATTCCTTTTATGAAAATGAAATACTTTTAAGAGAACAGCTTCTGTATCCGCCATTTACCAATCTTGCATCGGTAATACTCAGCGGTACTAACGAGAAGATGGTGATTGATAAAGCTAATAAAGTGGCAAAAAAAATTCATGAGAGTTTTAAAGGGATGAAGGGAATATATAAAGTATTAGGACCTTTGAGGGCACCTTTGTCTAAAATAAAAAACAAATACAGATGGAGGATAATTATAAAGTGTGAAAGGCTGACGGAACTTTTAGAGGTTTTAACAAAAGTTACAGATGATTATTATAACTCTGGCAGA